A DNA window from Primulina tabacum isolate GXHZ01 chromosome 12, ASM2559414v2, whole genome shotgun sequence contains the following coding sequences:
- the LOC142520814 gene encoding lignin-forming anionic peroxidase-like yields MGSLISFHNLFTIVSFLFLLSNFPCNAQLSSTFYDATCPNAVATIRTSIRQAVSRERRMAASLIRLHFHDCFVQGCDASILLDDTDTIQSEKNAFPNAGSARGYQVIDAAKSAVERICPGVVSCADILTLAARDASVAVGGPSWNVRLGRRDSTTASISRANSDLPAPFHELNVITDLFANKGLSERDMVALSGAHTLGQSQCQNFRTRIYSNGTDIDAGFASTRRRQCPQNGGDANLAALDLVTPNSFDNNYYKNLMQRKGLLHSDQVLFNGGSSDSIVSEYSRNQQTFYSDFGSAMIKMSEIELLLGQNGIVRRVCGAVN; encoded by the exons ATGGGTTCTTTAATTTCATTTCATAATCTTTTTACAATTGTTTCATTCTTATTTTTGTTATCCAATTTCCCCTGCAATGCTCAACTATCCTCTACATTTTACGACGCAACCTGCCCGAATGCAGTCGCTACCATCCGAACCTCCATCAGGCAGGCCGTATCTCGTGAGCGTCGCATGGCAGCCTCGCTCATTCGCCTCCATTTCCACGATTGCTTCGTCCAGGGATGCGACGCGTCGATCTTGCTAGACGACACTGATACCATTCAAAGTGAGAAGAATGCATTCCCCAATGCTGGATCAGCGAGAGGCTACCAAGTCATAGACGCTGCAAAAAGTGCGGTGGAACGTATATGTCCTGGAGTCGTTTCCTGTGCTGACATACTTACTTTGGCAGCTCGCGATGCCTCCGTCGCA gTTGGCGGCCCGTCGTGGAATGTGAGACTCGGCAGAAGGGACTCGACCACGGCCAGTATTTCCCGAGCTAACAGTGATCTTCCCGCCCCTTTTCATGAACTCAATGTCATTACTGATCTCTTCGCAAATAAAGGGCTTAGTGAAAGAGACATGGTTGCCCTATCAG GAGCTCACACACTAGGTCAGTCCCAATGCCAAAACTTTCGCACTCGCATATACAGCAATGGAACAGACATCGATGCCGGCTTCGCTAGCACTCGCAGGCGCCAATGCCCGCAAAATGGTGGTGATGCGAACTTGGCGGCGCTAGATCTCGTGACCCCGAATTCATTTGACAATAACTACTACAAGAACCTGATGCAGAGAAAGGGTCTTCTTCACTCGGATCAAGTTCTTTTCAATGGAGGTTCCTCCGACAGTATTGTGTCCGAGTACAGTAGGAATCAACAAACTTTTTACTCTGATTTTGGGAGTGCCATGATTAAAATGAGCGAGATTGAACTGCTTTTGGGACAAAATGGGATCGTACGAAGGGTTTGTGGTGCTGTAAACTGA
- the LOC142521167 gene encoding proteasome subunit beta type-3-A-like, which yields MSIFEYNGSALVAMVGKNCFAIASDRRLGVQLQTIATDFQKIYKIHDKLFIGLAGLATDAQTLYQKLVFRHKLYQLREERDMKPETFASLVSAALYEKRFGPFFCQPVIAGLGDEDKPFICTMDSIGAKELAKDFVVAGTASESLYGACESMFKPDMEAEELFETISQALLSSVDRDCLSGWGGHVYLVTPTEVTERILKGRMD from the exons ATGTCG ATCTTTGAGTATAATGGAAGTGCGTTGGTGGCTATGGTGGGGAAGAATTGCTTCgcgatcgccagtgaccggcggCTGGGGGTGCAGCTGCAAACTATCGCCACGGATTTTCAAAAGATCTACAAAATCCACGATAAGCTTTTCATAGGTTTAGCGGGCCTTGCCACCGATGCTCAAACACT GTATCAAAAACTCGTGTTTCGACACAAGTTATATCAGCTACGAGAAGAAAGGGACATGAAGCCTGAAACTTTTGCCAGCCTCGTATCTGCTGCTCTCTATGAGAAAAG GTTTGGTCCATTCTTCTGCCAGCCTGTTATTGCTGGATTAGGGGATGAAGACAAGCCCTTCATTTGCACTATGGATTCTATTGGGGCCAA GGAACTTGCCAAAGACTTTGTTGTTGCTGGCACTGCCTCAGAATCGTTATATGGTGCCTGTGAATCAATGTTCAAGCCAGATATG GAGGCAGAAGAATTGtttgagaccatctcacaagctCTCCTATCGTCTGTAGACCGAGACTGTTTGAGTGGCTGGGGAGGCCATGTTTATCTTGT CACACCAACCGAAGTTACAGAGAGAATCCTCAAGGGAAGGATGGATTAG
- the LOC142521104 gene encoding N-glycosylase/DNA lyase OGG1-like produces MQPWRTTYYAMKRPKAPSPPLTNPPPSTPPTPRQPLSLTKQLRPISKKARNILRSSQVIPTSTEPVAWTPLNINKSELYLPLTFPTGQTFRWKQTGPVQYTGAIGPHLISLKQLKDNDVGYFFHFTEDENAARRDLFDFLNMGISLSELWEGFKGCDERFAKLAGFLEGARVLRQDPLECLIQFICSSNNNIQRITKMVDFVSRKGKFLGCVEGFDFFEFPKLDSLVLVSETEFREAGFGYRAKYIVGTVAALQSKPGGGVEWLDSLRKLDLQDSIDGLSSLPGVGPKVAACIALFSLDQHHAIPVDTHVWQIATRYLVPELAGTHLTPKICRRVSDAFVSKYGKYAGWAQTLLFIAELPSQKAMLPSSFWEIGGTELS; encoded by the exons ATGCAGCCGTGGAGAACGACATATTACGCCATGAAAAGGCCAAAGGCCCCGTCTCCTCCGCTCACCAATCCGCCGCCGTCGACGCCTCCGACGCCGCGGCAACCTCTATCCCTTACCAAACAGCTCAGACCCATTTCCAAAAAAGCCCGAAACATCCTCCGAAGCTCTCAAGTAATACCCACCTCCACCGAGCCTGTAGCGTGGACGCCTCTCAACATAAACAAGTCGGAGCTCTATTTGCCCCTTACGTTTCCCACGGGACAAACATTCCGGTGGAAACAAACAGGACCGGTACAGTACACTGGGGCCATCGGGCCACACCTCATATCCCTCAAACAACTCAAAGATAATGATGTGGGGTATTTTTTCCATTTTACGGAGGATGAAAATGCGGCAAGAAGGGATCTTTTTGATTTTCTGAATATGGGTATTTCGTTGAGTGAGTTGTGGGAGGGATTTAAGGGTTGTGATGAGAGGTTTGCGAAGCTTGCGGGGTTTTTGGAGGGTGCTAGGGTTCTGAGGCAGGACCCTTTGGAGTGTTTGATCCAATTTATTTGCTcttcaaataataatattcaGAGGATAACTAAAATGGTTGATTTTGTCTCAAGGAAGGGGAAGTTTCTGGGATGTGTTGAAGGGTTTGATTTTTTCGAGTTTCCGAAGCTGGACAGCTTGGTGTTGGTGTCTGAAACTGAGTTCAGAGAGGCTGGTTTTGGATACAG GGCAAAATATATTGTCGGCACTGTGGCAGCTTTGCAATCAAAACCTGGTGGTGGAGTGGAATGGCTTGATTCGCTTCGTAAATTGGATCTTCAAGACTCAATTGACGGGCTCTCTAGCTTACCTGGGGTTGGTCCAAAGGTCGCAGCATGCATTGCTCTCTTTTCTTTAGATCAACATCATGCCATTCCCGTGGATACTCATGTGTGGCAG ATTGCTACCAGGTATCTCGTTCCTGAACTGGCTGGCACCCATTTGACACCAAAAATCTGTCGTCGTGTCTCTGATGCTTTCGTGAGCAAATATGGGAAATATGCCGGTTGGGCTCAAACTCTACTCTTCATTGCTGAACTTCCTTCTCAGAAAGCAATGTTGCCGTCAAGCTTCTGGGAAATAGGGGGAACAGAGCTCAGCTAA